AACATCACTTATGTTTTTTAAGTATTGCACCATCGTCGCCGAATATCTATCTATTTAAAAAGTATCTTTCCATCACATGGAGATGATACCGTCCGGAAATAGCAGTGCTTACACTAAGAAGAGAAATTATGGTTATAGTATTTATTACAATAAGGAAATAGCTAAAATTACATCAGAGTACCATCAATTTATGACGATAAGAGGAGAAATTGGGGAGGTGATACCTACCAAATAGAAAAGTTGAAAAAGGCAAACTATTCGAAAGAATAGGACGCAAAGTTATGGGTCTATAGTCTAAATCTTTTAGACAGGATTGCCAGACTTCCAACTTTTAATATTAGATAAAGATTCATGCTAGTCTGCGTTACATGTAGGAAGTACTTTTGTTCTATATTTTAATATAAAAAGAAAGGAAGTTTTTTGTAATGAAGAAAGTATTGTTTTTAATGGTATCTATGTTGGTTTTAGGATTGTTCTTTACCGGATGTAGCGATATCGCAAACATTACCACACCGAGCGATGTCGATTCCTTGGAAAAAAATTCATCACCTGTAACATGGACTGGGCAGGGATCGAATGCGTTGACATGTGAATTGATTGGCACCAGCGAAGAACGCACCGAAGATGGCTGGATCCACTGGGTTCTTAACGGAACCAAAGACGTGAATTATGCCCAGCTTGTACTAGGAGGTTCCGGATCCGGGACCGATCCATATGAGCCAACAAAGTATGGATCTGTGCTCCAGTTCTTTACTCCCTACTTCGATTTGGATACTCTCACTGCGGATGTAAATTACAGTGGATCATTAAAAAAGAATTCGCAGTTCGTCATCTCTGACTACTGCCCCGGAGATTCTGGAGAAGAGCCGACCACCCAGTACACCCTGACTGTTAATATCGTTGGTAATGGAAGTGTAGAAGTTAACGATGTTCTCTACACAGTACCCGTGACAGTAGACGAAGGCACAGTTCTTGGCCTGGAAGCCATTGCTGATAGCGGCTGGCAGTTTGACGGTTGGACCGGAGACCTGGTAAGTAGTAATGCTACCGAATCGATCACCATGAATGGAAATAAAGCAATTACTGCAAACTTCTCTGTGTTTACCTACACATCAGAATCGTGTTTTAATTTCAATTCCTCAACAGGAACAGTAACTGGTTATATCTGTAGTGGTGGAGATGTATCTATTCCACCCACGATAGGTGGGACTGCCGTGCTGGCTATTGGCACTCAAGCGTTCTCTATGAAGAGTCTTACCGGTATTTTAATACCCGAGGGTGTGACCAGCATTGGTTCAGGTGCATTTGTGGGCAACGTGCTCCACTCAGTCATCATTCCAAATAGTGTGACGTCTATTGGTAACGAGGCATTCAACAGCATCCAACTTCAATCACTCACTATCGGAAGTGGTTTGACGAGCATTCCTTATTCTGGATTTGCCTTCAACCAACTCACCTCAGTCACTATTCCAGATAATGTGACGTCTATTGGTCAATGGGCATTCGCCTATAACAATCTTATCTCAGTCACCATCGGTAGCAATGTGACCAGCATTGGTTATTATGCATTTTATGGTCCGAACAATAAAATTACCCAAATTACCATAGGGGCTAATGTAACTATTGATAGTAATCTCGCTACAATGGGAGCAAATCCTGGATTTAAGACAGCATATGACAATGGAGGAAAACTAGCAGGAACCTACAATTATACCGGTGGTGTCTGGGTAAAAGAATAAGCTCAAAGAGAACTGATTACAGAAATCACTAAATTACTGTAGTAGACAATCGTGATATGAATAGACAGAAAAGAGGGACAGGTTCTGGAAACGGAACCT
This is a stretch of genomic DNA from Candidatus Atribacteria bacterium. It encodes these proteins:
- a CDS encoding leucine-rich repeat domain-containing protein; this encodes MKKVLFLMVSMLVLGLFFTGCSDIANITTPSDVDSLEKNSSPVTWTGQGSNALTCELIGTSEERTEDGWIHWVLNGTKDVNYAQLVLGGSGSGTDPYEPTKYGSVLQFFTPYFDLDTLTADVNYSGSLKKNSQFVISDYCPGDSGEEPTTQYTLTVNIVGNGSVEVNDVLYTVPVTVDEGTVLGLEAIADSGWQFDGWTGDLVSSNATESITMNGNKAITANFSVFTYTSESCFNFNSSTGTVTGYICSGGDVSIPPTIGGTAVLAIGTQAFSMKSLTGILIPEGVTSIGSGAFVGNVLHSVIIPNSVTSIGNEAFNSIQLQSLTIGSGLTSIPYSGFAFNQLTSVTIPDNVTSIGQWAFAYNNLISVTIGSNVTSIGYYAFYGPNNKITQITIGANVTIDSNLATMGANPGFKTAYDNGGKLAGTYNYTGGVWVKE